The DNA window TTTCTCTATCATAGCGAGAACCTTCTTGGGTATGTGCTTCCTTGTGTATTTCATATCCGTGAGTCCTACACCATTCTCCTTAAGCCCAAGTTCATAAATTCCGCCTTTAAATTTTCCTTCAACAACCATCTTTATTCCAAGATAGGCAGCTACATCAACCCTCTTTAAAACACTCGTTAAGACCCTGCCCGGAGCTATAGCATCCTGGTTAAGATCAACTCCTATGGCGAAGTATCCTTCACCCTTCTCCTTAGCAGCCTCTATAACGCCAAGCCCTGTCTGCCCAGCTATTTGGAAAACTATGTCCGCTCCCTGCCCAAAGAGAGACATAGCAGCCGCCTTACCCTTAGCAGCATCGTTGAAGGTGCCGGTGTACGATCCTATAACCTTAACTTTCTTTCCAGTTATAGCACAGTAGGTTCTAACTCCAGCCTCATATCCTACGGCGAATCTGATAACGGGTGGAATCTTCATTCCGCCCACATATCCAACTACTCCCTTCTTGGTCACGGCAGCGGCAAGCATTCCCGCGAGGAAAGCACCTTCCTGTTCCTTAAACAAGAAGCTCGCGACATTTGGAGCCTTAACGACGGTATCAACTATTATAAAATACTTCTTGGGATACATGGGAGCGACCTTTGCCATAGCATCGGTCATTAAAAATCCCGCTGCCATAACGACATCTCCGTGCTCCGCACCATTGGTAATATTAGGCACATAATCTTCCTGTTCGTAAGATTGTATAACCTTAGCCTTAACCCCAAAATCCTTAACTGCCTTCTCCACCCCAAGCCAACATCCATCATTAAAAGCCTTGTCGCCAAGTCCTCCTATATCCGTAACGAGAACTACCCTAATGGGAGCAGATATAGCAACAGCGGTAAAGCCCAAAATCAAGCATAACAAAACAAGCCAGCTTTTCCTCACGTTTCATCCCCTCCTTTGACGAGAAAAAAGTACCCGCTCATATTTTACCACAAAGCAAAATAAAAATGGGTGCTCCTTTTGTAAAAGGAGCACCCTCACATTATCACAGATGGTTGGTGGTGCTGGAATTGAACCAGCGGCCTCTTCCGCGTCAGGGAAGCGCTCTCCCACTGAGCTAACCACCCTTGCTTTTTAGATTATAGCCAGATCAAGAGCCTCTGTCAAGGGAGAAAATAGCATCACTATCCTTTAACAAGCTCCTCTCCAAACAACTCTGCCTGCATAAGCACCGCTTTAGTAGCTCCCTCCTGTCCATCAGGGGGATATCCGTATTTCCTCAAAATGCGCTTTACAAGGGCTCGCAGCTTAGCTCTTACGCTTTCCCTAATCGTCCAATCTATAGTAATATTCCTACGCACAGCTTCGGTAATTTCTCGTGCAATCATTTTCAAAGTTTTATCACCCAACACCTCAACCGCACTGCCGTTAGCTGCAAGCGCATCATAAAAAGCCACTTCTTCATCACTAAGCCCCAGCTTTTCTCCCCTATTACGAGCCTCACGTATCTCCTCGGCTAATCTAATAAGCTCTTCAATAACTTCAATGGTACTAATAGCTCGATTATGATATCGTTTAAGCGCTCGTTCAAGTAAGTCAGAAAATCTCCTTGCCTGAACCAAATTTCTTTTACGATAGATATTAATTTCATCATTGATAAGCCTGCGTAATAGCTCTACAGCAAGATTTTTCTGGGGCAAATTACGAACTTCGGCTAAGAACTCATCGGAGAGGATAGAAATGTCTGGCTTTTGCAAACCTGAGGCTTCAAAGAGATCAATAACCCCTTTGGGGACAATGGCACTTGAAATAATCTGCCTGATGGCGAACTCTTTGTCGTCGGTTGGACGGGCGCTTCTCGTAATTTTTATCAACGCTGCTTTCACACTCTGGAAAAAGGCCACTTCGTCGCGAATCTTAAGGGCCTCCTCCTGGGGCACGGCCAGAGCAAAAGCCTTAGAGAGTTCAGTTACAACCTTGATAAAAGCCTCTTTTCGAGAAGGAGCAGCCACAAAGTCCGCAGCTTCACGCAAAATCTTAAGACGCTCCTCAGGGCTCGCGGAAAGGGCCTTTCGGTAATCAAAGCTGTGAAAGATGTCCTTGCAAATTTCATATT is part of the Synergistota bacterium genome and encodes:
- a CDS encoding BMP family ABC transporter substrate-binding protein; translated protein: MRKSWLVLLCLILGFTAVAISAPIRVVLVTDIGGLGDKAFNDGCWLGVEKAVKDFGVKAKVIQSYEQEDYVPNITNGAEHGDVVMAAGFLMTDAMAKVAPMYPKKYFIIVDTVVKAPNVASFLFKEQEGAFLAGMLAAAVTKKGVVGYVGGMKIPPVIRFAVGYEAGVRTYCAITGKKVKVIGSYTGTFNDAAKGKAAAMSLFGQGADIVFQIAGQTGLGVIEAAKEKGEGYFAIGVDLNQDAIAPGRVLTSVLKRVDVAAYLGIKMVVEGKFKGGIYELGLKENGVGLTDMKYTRKHIPKKVLAMIEKAKKAIIEGKLVVPSNEDELKKFKPPKSL
- a CDS encoding DUF3387 domain-containing protein, which translates into the protein EVIARDLVEHFEKRLSAMDGKAMVVCMSRRICVDLYNEIIKLRSHWHSDDDEKGVIKVVMTGSAKDPTDWQLHIRNKARRERLAERFKDPSDPLKIVIVRDMWLTGFDVPCLHTMYIDKPMQGHNLMQAIARVNRVFRDKPGGLVVDYIGIADSLKQALATYTRSGGRGEPAVDQDEAVAVMLEKYEICKDIFHSFDYRKALSASPEERLKILREAADFVAAPSRKEAFIKVVTELSKAFALAVPQEEALKIRDEVAFFQSVKAALIKITRSARPTDDKEFAIRQIISSAIVPKGVIDLFEASGLQKPDISILSDEFLAEVRNLPQKNLAVELLRRLINDEINIYRKRNLVQARRFSDLLERALKRYHNRAISTIEVIEELIRLAEEIREARNRGEKLGLSDEEVAFYDALAANGSAVEVLGDKTLKMIAREITEAVRRNITIDWTIRESVRAKLRALVKRILRKYGYPPDGQEGATKAVLMQAELFGEELVKG